atgtattttattgggATTTTATGTGATAGACTAACACAAAGTGGCTTATAATTGTGAAGTAGAAGGAAAATGATATACatggtttttaattttttttttacaaataaaaaactgaaaagtgtGGTGTGCAGCTCAAGCACAGTCAGATTGGATGGAAAGCGTCTGTGAACAGCAATTTTCAAGTCTTGCCAGAGATTCTCAATTGGATTTAGGTCTGGACTTTGACTGGGCCATTCTAATACATGAATATGCTTTGCTTTGATCAGGTCGTTGTCCTGCTGGAAGGTGAACCTCCGCTCTCAAGTCTTTTGCAGACTCTAACAGGTTTTCTTCTAAGATTGCCCTGTATTTGGCTCCATCTATCTTCCCATCAACTCTGACCAGCTTCCCTGTGCCTGCTGAAGAAAGGCATCCCCACAgcatgatgctgccaccaccatgtttCACGGTGAggatggtgtgttcagggtgatgTGCAGTGTTAGTTTTCCCGCAACACATAGCGTTTTGCATTTAGGCCGAAAAATtcaattttggtctcatctgaccagagCACCTTCCTCCACGTTTGCTGTGTCCCCCATCTGGCTTGTGGCAAGCTGCAAACGGGACTTCTTATGGCTTTGTTCCAACAATGGCTTTCTTCTTGCCACTCTTCCACAAAGGCCCGAATTGTGGAGTGCACAACTGATAGTTGTCCTGTGGACAGATTCTCCCACCTGAGCTGTGGatctctgcagctcctccagagTTACCATGGGCCTCTTGGCTGCTTCTCTGATCAATGCTCTCCTTGCCCGGCCTGTCAGTTTAGGTGGACGGCCACGTCTTGGTAGGTTTGCAGTTGTGCCATACTCTTTCCATTTTCGGATGATGGATTGAACAGTGCTCCGTGAGATGTTCAAAGCTTGGGATATATTTTTTACAACCTAACCCTGCTTTAAACGTCTCCGCAACTTTATCCCTGACCTGTCTGGTATGTTCCTTGGGCTTCATGATGCGGTTTGCTCACTAATGTTCACTCTAACAAACCTCTGAGGCCTTCACAGAACAGCTGTATTTCTACTGAGATTAGATTACACACAGGTGGACTCTAGCTACTAATTAGGTGACTTCTGAAGGCAGTTGGTTGCACTGGATTTTATTTAGGGCTATCAGAGTAAAGGGGGCTGAATACTTTTGCACGCCACactttttagtttatttgtaaaaaaaaaaattgaaaaccatgtatcattTTCCTTCCACTTCACAATTACGCGCCGCTTTGTGTTGGTCTATCACATGAAATCCCAATGAAATGCATTTACATTTGTGGTTGGTAATGTgacaaaatgtggaaaagttCAAGGGGTATGAATACTTTTGCAAGCCTCTGTATTTCTGTATGTCTATACTGTCAGATACATGgtttacgtgcagtttagtgtcacaaattattttccaaaaactgagtgtcccaaatgatgagggtcttatttgagacaggttaaggttaggggtagggttagggtagcacagctggtttagcaggttcataattaattaaggacattgtatggggaatttgggacaataaactgcacgtataccgaGATACATGGCTGTATTTAACagcattttaataaaaacaagtaATCTGGTGTAACTCAACACTTCCAATTTTGGAGTTTTCACAAGGTTGGGTTTTTTTGGATTCCATCAATGTTTTTTGAGTGGTAACAAAAACTATTGTGGACATTTTAATGAGTCCAAGTGAAAACCTTCACTGTACGGGCTTGTTGGGAGATTTTCTCtgagacattacaggcatttgGGCAAAAAAACAGTGCACATTTCTCTAAATTATGGTACTGGGAGGTCTGGCTAAAAAGCAAAAAATGCAGCAGCACTCATCAAAAACTATTTCTGAAATGTTCATTTCAGTTAAGTTTAAAAGAGTTCAAACACATCAACATGGTGGAAATATCTAGCGgtttttaaatatacaaataataaCTCATTATGATTATGTTAGAGATGTGCTGTCTTTTTGCTTCATCTGCATCACAGATATTCACCAGTTCATTGAAGTTCATGATGTGTAAACGTCATGTCTTCTGTGAGGGGAAAATGAATTAGATCAGACATGAATTGCTACACACAACAAAATGAATTCAAATATTATAGGaaacattttattaataatCAAAACGCAGGGGATTCCATTTTGTATCATAACATCTTAGGATAAAAGCACCAACATCAAACAGTAACAATTCATGAAAACCCAGGGCCTTTTGGAAAGTAGGTTTGCTGTTATTGCACCTCAAACCTGCCCTGGCTTCACTGTACACCCGCTGCAGGCCACGCGTGTCCTGTGAGAGAATCCCACGAAGGACAGTGAACCTCCCTTCTTAGGAGACGCAAATCTAGACATTTTCTGAGATGAGGAAGATGCTGAAAATCGTAGCCACTTCACAGCTTCTGCACTTAATAAAAGCATTACAAAGCTGGATTTCACTGGAGACGCTGGATGTATGTGACAGTGAGAATGAAATCGGAGGATATGACTTTTGAATTTTACCTTACTGAGGGGGTTATCCTGGTCCCGAGTTAGGTTAGAAAGGGACTTAATCATGCCAAAGCATGGTTAATAAGTCTGACATGCATTACTTTTAAGAAAATTGTTTACATTGTTTCAAGCCATGTGGGAAGTTCCTGAGTTAAGACCTTTGGCAGGATTTAGAGTAAACAGCCTCGACTGCAAAAGCTCTCACAGATGATCAGAAATGTACCAGGATGGAGCATGCTGGAGAACTGCATAGAAGCTTTGATTCAAATCATGctcatagctttttttttttttttttacagtctgtggCTCATACACCAAAGGACTTAGAATAACAGCACCTCATCCCTTTGACTGATTATATAAATAGCTACACATCTGTAATGGTGGTAAATTTTGCCATTCCCACAAACTATTCTCACTTGCACATTCACCACGCCGCCCCTCCAGATTAGAGACATTTCCGTAGGTTAAACTGGACCGTCAGAAAGCCGCCAGGCAAGCTCGCGGTGAAGATTATTAAACCATAAAACCCTGCAGCACAACAGGAGAAGAGTAGTATTTATCAATAGCTGCAATTTCCTTGTTTTAAGTGAAGGAGAGCACCGTGTCTGACTAGTAGTATTAAAAACCGACAGGAATCTGAAGACACCATTAAAAGCATAACATGTAACGGCAAATTGTATCAAACACCAAgaaaaatccaaatgaaaacagCTTTGACAATAATTACAAAAGAGCTCTCAGTGCTGGCAACAAGCAGACTATGGTCTCTAATTATGCTCTACAATGAATTTCTTCTTTTCACTTGAACACTCGCAGGTGAGAAACACATTTGTGAGTGCACAGGACAGGAGTTTACAATAAAGCTTTGATTACTCATCTAATCTTCCCTTAGATATGCACCGCCAAGTGGGGAAaaagcacacacaacacacacaaactgagctTAAGTGTATTCCCACTAATCTAAGAAAAAGGAAGCTCGGCTGCTCTCACAAagtgatacacacacatacatcctaACACAAGAGTCTTTGCAATGACACAGTATGCTCACATTACAAGGTAGGGCCTTGCCAGTAAGACATCTAAAGACAGTGTGTGTCAAAAGGGGTTGACACGTAGTTTTGTATGCACCAGTGAAGATTTCGTTTGTAAGACCTGAATTGTCATTGTTTGCAAACCGAAGCACCATTTTTTCCTGCAGAATCTGGgttggttaaaagaaaaaaaaaaaaagacgtgaAAACATTGGATAAAAAGTGATGACAGCTCTAGTGCTGGGATCTAGTTGTGTTCAAGCCACAGCACTgcagtttgtctgtgtgttaaaTACACACAGCTTTTGACTTTCTAGTACTGTCACAAGGATTCAGATGCTGTTGTGCGGCCGTGTTGTTCAGCGCCTTCTGGTAATGTCCCGTTGTGGCAATGCTTCACTCTCCTTGGCTTCAAGCCTCCTGTTTAACAGGTCGAGTTTAAGGTCACAACGCTAGCACCAAAACACCTCTATTCacttatagatatatatatatagatatatatatatatatagactgtatatagatagatattttaTATACCTTTCTGTTTATGGAGACAtacaaggaaaaacaaaaacctatgtACAAAAACAGTGTGTCTTGTTCACAAACAGATAAGCAGCTCTCTCTGAGAGCAAAGCAGGCTGCTTATGTTTGAAACTGCGGCGTGAGAAACACGACCAGAGGTCCTCATACCTGTTTACTCAGACTCTGAGCCAGCTGTTGCAGAGTAGTTTTATCGAAAGGTGTTGTCTACAGTTGTACACGAGGCATTCAAAGAACCAGACAATAGCATATTAAATATGAGAAATGAAATGCCAGAGAAAAAAGGCTTTACAAATGTCCGTGTACAGCACCAAGTATTCaatttgtttttgatgttttcacTATAGAATAAATAAGATCAGGTACAGTCCAAATTTAGCACCATTGTTTTCAGACTGAGTCAAGTACACACACTATTGCATTCTACAATATCAGCAcatttcatgtaaaaaaaaaaaaaaatagagaaaaacaAATGCCAAGGCAAATGGAGAGACTGACAGCATAAATATAATAATCTAAATTATACACAACTATACAGTCGGAGAATGAATCACATTCACAGTACAAACATTgtttacaaaaaacaaattacgcaataaaaaagcaaacaaaaaaggTGTGAAGAGTCCAGTAGTTTGTTGTGGTTATGGTTCATTGTTTTCTCAGTGTGTGAAGATTTGCatgcatgggtgtgtgtgtgtgtgtgtgtgtgtgtgtgtgtgtgtgtgtgtatcaactATATGCAGTACAATTCCACATACGTGTCCACATTTTATGTCCTAAACATTTGCTTAAACCTGCATTTCCCAACAGCAGAGATAAATATGAACAAGTTTAGCTTAAGAAGAGTTAAAAATTCCTGCTGTGAATGTATCTCGGCTGCGTTCCCACATAGTAGTGTGATTTACCAAATTGGCCgaagaagaaaatgttaataaatacagaaagtgGCTGACAATGTCGATATAGCACCATCTCATCAAATAAATTTCCTAGGGTCtttttgaaaaattaaaatgtactcGGCATTATTGGCACCCCTTGAAATCTTTCTAATTAGCcatattttcaaaattaggctgAAATCAGAACATGTTGTTGTGTTCAGAATTTAAAACATACACTGATGTTCTTCCATATTTTTCAGTTCATTCATTTAAAGAATGTTAAATATGCTCCATTACTGTCACAAAACACCAACAAAGCTCATTTCTGAAGTTAACAAAGAAACTTTTACAGATGTTAAATATCTTATATTTGAAGAGAAACACTGAACCACACATTCATAATTACTTTCATCAGAGTTTAAGGGGTGTCAACAAACCAGCCAGGACTAGCACATCTTCTGCTACAGAGTAACTGTACCTTACTATCCAGTGTGAAGTTAGACCAAAATACTAAGCTCCTCATCTTGATTCATACTCAAATATGTTGCAACAAATATTCACAGAAGAAAACAGAGTTAAGAAAGCATGCATGCAGAGAGGCGACACTGCATGACATCTGAGCAGAGTTTAATGAACTGGCCTGCCTGCCTgcgcgcttgtgtgtgtgtgtgtgtgtgtgtgtgtgtgtgtgtgtgtgtgtgtgtgtgtgtgtgtgtgtgtgtgtgtgcgcaaacACCATGCACTCATAATAAGCGAACTTTGGAGGGAACGTGACACATGACAACTTTCAGATCATAAAGGTGGACTATGTGCTTCAATCTGTTCTTAAATGTTACATTAAATCATTAAAACAGATTACTTTGCTAGTTGCTGTAATAGTGACTAAGACAAAAAAGACACATTATCATACTATTGAGCACCTTTAATTTAAACCAGACATCTTTATAATTCAGTTCATTGAGTGCTGAGCAGCAGCCAGTATACTGATTTCCATATTGTAAAATCTTCAAACCAACACATAAACATGACCGGTACCTGTGAATTCTGCTCAAGGTGACCATAGTGgtggttagtgtgtgtgtgtgtgtgtgtgtgtgtgtgtgtgtgtgtgtgtgtgtgtgtgtgtgtgtgtgtctcagagaTCCCAGTACAGAAGCCGGTCTTGGAGGCGGTTGGGTAGTGCAGACGATTTGAAGCACCAGTGAGTGAGGAGAGTGCCTTGGTCCACACCTGGACATTTGCatagtttatttaattttgagGTAGTTTTCAACAATTACCTGAAACATCAAAGAAGACAGAAAAATATGTTGATGAGTGATTCTATGGATGACATAGAcggcaataaaaaaataacaaacggTATTAAATCCTGTCAcccagcatgttttttttaaatctaaaaccCGAGAATTGACTTACCTTGTTTAATCAGAACAACGCTGTTTTGGGAGCACATGAAAAACAGGTatcctgtctctctcactccctaccagtctctctctctctctctctctctctctcattctctccctctttccacCTTCTGATTGCCCTTCGCCCTTCCCCTCTCTGTCCTCCCCCCTTCCCCACACCCCCCAACCCCTATCTAGGTCGGGAGCCAGGGAGCTGGGAGGTTGTGTAGTTACCATGCATGCCCTGAGTCCTCCACATGCTCCCGCCACCACCCGAGCTGCTGGCCTGTGGTGGAGGGGGCAGCCGAGGCGTGTAGTGCACTGCGAATGGACGAGACGAGGAGGAAgtggacagagaggaagaggagagggaagcGGTAGCGGTGGCAGCAGCAGAGACAGAAGCAGAGgaggcagagatggagagagagagggatgactgTGCTCTGTGGTGATGGAGAGAGGAGTGGGACAGACGGGAGGAGTGGAGGGAGTCGGATCGGGATGATGGCGGGGCGTCAGAGTGCGTgggtgctgaggaggaggtgcTGTGCAGGGGTGGAAGAGGGGGCAGGGTGAGCGTGGGAGGAGAGGGGCTATGCAGGACTGACTGAGTGCGGCTGTGCTGAGCctgggagagggggagaggtgAGGACACGGAGGCCAGGCGCATGGAGGCTGGTTGGGGAGTGGTGTGCTgctgggtttgggaggaggtAGAGGATGAGGACGAGAGACTGAGCAGAGAGCTGAGGCCTCCAGAGGTGGGCAGCGTCACCCCAAACTGATGGGAAGACACTGTGGGAACCACGTGGTGAAATATACCTGCAAATCATACAGcagaaatggagggaggaggagggcgaGAGAGTGGAGGCAGAGAGAGCAGATAAAAGTGGCAAAGAGAGCGAGAAGGAGGGGGACAAAGAGAGAAGCACGGACTGAGCCAGGTTGTGCATAGCGGCAAGCAAGTCTTAAGACAAGCACACAGAAAGCAAACAGAGTCAGTCCACTGTGACTGCAAGTACACCAAATGAGTTGGCCAATTTAGGATTGCACTAAAACGTTTCTTATTGTAGCAAAATTGATTTCTGGGTTGATCTTTTGCTTACAAGTGAAATGACTCTGACATTCAACTCCAACAGATACACCCACAGAAAATGACAGTATAGTAAAGTAATAGTTATGTAAACCATGTTATTAATTCATGGCCAATCTCAAGTTTCAAGACAAATCATTGGTTCACAATTTtcttattttaaacatttttgttaagcattcattttgttaaaatgcaacattttcCAAGGGTGTTTCTAACAGCAGCACTCAAGCAGCCAGTCCATGTGGAAGCGAGGAGCACAGGGAGTCAGTCCGTCAGTCAAACTGTcagtgaggcagacagaaagacagcagGATTGGACCTCCACTTACCTGGCTCTACTAGCAGACCCATTCCCTCCGACTTATACTATTCTCTATCAAGACAACCCCAGGCTAAGACTACGACCTCACTCTTGACCGGGCTAAAACTTTACATAATCAGTTTGTCATTATGATGCTCACCTCCAGCCACTCCCCCTGCCAGCCCAGCACTGGAGAAGCTTCCCAGGGCAGAGTGTCCGTTGACGAGCCTTGGAGTCCCACTCACCGTGGATCCGCCTGTCTGGGCCCCGAACAAGGACTGTAAAACGGACGTCCCTCCAAGTGGGAACTGAGACCCCAGGTACTGCCCCACAGAGGATCCTGTGGTTGAGGAAACTGCTACAGGACTGCCCCCGACCTTCCCACTCAAAATGCCTCCACCACTGCTGGCAGCAGCAGATATGAAGAGGTTCTGACTGGCCATGCTGCTGCTCGTCTTCAGTTCCCAGTCGCGAGGGGCCTTCTGTTTCTGGAGGGCCTGGCGTTGGTCGGAACCACTGCCTCCCTGGGCACCAGCACCACCGCTGCCTCCACCCCGGGGCCCTGCCTCCTGACTGAGGAAGGGGTTGGGGTTCATGTAGCTGGAAGACTCTCCATCACTTCCTTTCCTCACCTGCTGATGCTGTTGTTTGTGGTCAGAATCTGAGTCTGTGCCCCGGCTCGACCCCCCCATGCCAAATGGAGAGCCCCCCTGTCTCAGGTCAGAGTTGGGTTGCTTGGGGTCAGAAATGGGTGAAAAGGTGGATTTCCACTTGCTGGTAGAGGACAAGGAGGATGTAGAGGAGGCCTCACTGCCTGTGCTGTTACCACTGCTGCTGCCAGACTTCCTGACTAAGGAAGGAGAAAGGAAAGACGGGTTGGCATTAAGTAGCAGAAGTCTTTatttaaagtgacattttcttttcttacctCTTTCACCATCCCCTAGTCTACCAGGTCCATCTCTGCTCTCCAGGGATATAGTGGCAATTTTTCTTTCAATTCTAGaattaaattcaaaacaaacagCCATAAGCGGCAACAAAATGAGTTTGACCCCCATAATATCTGCAACAGAGCAATCAAAAGGCACGATCAAGGTCATCTTTTCTTTCACCAACGGCTGATTTGAAGAAAATTGAGTAGAAagcaaagaaaatgtaattggTCACCAGGCTACTAAGCAGAAACCtagaaaggaaagggaaaataGCTTGCAGCTGTACTGGAGACCAGCAAAGTCATCTTACGTAAAAGGTAGCTGAGCAGGTCCATCGTTGTTCCTCTTAATCTATTATATTATAATGACTATATTACCGTGAACTGGAGCTGTCCGCAGGGTATCCTGAGTCCTCGTCATCAGAGCTGGGGGCAGAGGAGTAACGGCCTGTGCCATTGAGCTCCAGGGGGCGCTCTCTCTTCAAGATGGGAGGCTGGTCCAGGTCAGGCCCAGCGGGGCTACGGCTTGATTGTTCTGGGGAGGAGATGGCAGAgatctccagaggctggttgaTGTTGTTCACCTGTTGGGACAAAAGACATGCAGATGACACTTTGCAATAAAATCAGGTCTTGAATAATGTGATGGCAATCTCATTGCCTTCATCCACAGAGAAATCTGGGTGCTTTGTGTGCAACCACTGTTTTGCTGTTTTCCCAAAGCCTTTATGCCAAGGTATTTACACATAccctttatttgtttttatatatgaaAATGCTGAACATACTTGTACAATCACAATCCTGAACTTTGTACAATCTGTAAAAAACACCAATAAAAAGAGtttgcaaaaataataaaaacaaaataatatcaGGTTCCTGTCAATTTTCTCTCTTCATGCCTTTTGGTGACTCACCATGGTGTTGATGTTGAGTGGCGATCCTGAGGAGTGGTTGTTGGAGCAGAGCCCGGGGAATGACCTCCTCTTTGGGGATCCGCTGGCTGCGACAGCCACTGTGGAGCTGCGTTTCCTTCTCCCCCGCTTACGTCCCTCTTGAGAGACGAGGCCGTGAGAGGCGTGTGATGACGAcatatgtgtgggtgtgggagTGTGCTGTGTGCCGGGggactggtggtggtggtttcCATGGTTACTGTGGTATCCCTGCTTGTTGCCAGTGTGATGGTGGAGGCGTGATCCTCCGGCCGCGCTGCCTGACGAAGAGGAagacgaggaggaagaggagcaagaGGAGAAGAAGATTCTCCTCCGCAGTTCACTGTCCTGGGGCTCCGTGTCAGATTCACCTCCTTGACGATCCTGTCCATCTTCTGGAAGAATCCTTGGGGGTCCATCTGCATACTGGAGCACTCCTCCAGTGCTGAGTGGGGGGCTCTGGATGGGACCTCCTCTGCCCAATGATCCTGACAAAGTAGTGTTGGAGTGTGGAGGAGGTGATGAAGAAGCCCCATTATGGTCCTCAGGATGGGGACCTCCATTCATCAGCCCTGAGCTGGATGAATATCCTAAACAGAGACCAAACAGTTAATGGTTAAGGATGCAAGGAAGAACAGCCAGTCAAATAtcaaatataaaacacaaactATTAAATGCACTTTATtagtaataaaaaaagcaaTTCATTCTATGGTAACACTAGTGAATGTAATATGTAAACAATACATTAAGTGGTTGAAGGGTAATCCTTACCATTGGTCTGACCTGCCTGAAACACAGGACTCGGAGTACTTCTCTGAAATTATGAATGCAGACAATATATCACAACGTAAAATTCAAAGAAACAATAtcaaaaaattaaaagaattaGAACTAGAATTTGATCCAACATAACTTTAACCTGTTTAGCTTACTGCGTACACATCAATCTTATTCTTCAGTGTGCATTTCATTTATTACATGTGGAGCAGGGCACTAATGTACTTTATGACAGTACCTACATTACAGTACTACACTGAACAAACTCACCAGTCTCTCAGCACGACTGGGCAGCACCACGCTCGCCAGAGGGATGCTGACTGGTAGTTTACTTGGGTGGACAGTGCTCAGAGGGATACTTATTGGAAGGCTCGTAATGCTGTTGTCACCCTGAACAGATGGGCTCCTCTCCTTACCACCCTATATAAACAAAGGGACAATTACTTAACAGTGAGAGAGCTGCAAGGAAGGTAGAAAACGTACAGACAGAGTGGCCAGTGCATGTGTACAGACAGCAAGAAAATATAAACATTTACCCTTTCAAAACCTTTATTCTGGGCATCAGCTGCATTGGGTGAGGGGCAGTTCATTTTGGCTCCAAGTGGAGAGTTCACACCACCCAATTCCCTTAAAACAAAGGAAAATGTAGCTTAAACTAGTTAGCTGTCTGTTTGAACTTGAAGaccttgaaaacaaaaagtttaTTATTGAAAATTTGGGAGCTTTTAGTGCCAACCAACCTGTGTGCGGTCAGCCCTGGACCTCTGAAGTGAGCAGAGGCCGTGGGGTCCTGGTTAAGGTGTCTCCGCAAGGCAATCTTTGCGGGGGAGAAGCGTGTGTAATCAGGAAGAGCGTAGGAGGAACTTTGCTGCCTTTGCCGGACATCAGCGATGGCGGGTAAAATCTCATGGTCTGGAGAGATGGGCAGGTAGCGAGAAAGAAGCTCCCCCTTGGTGTTGGCCCGGTCAAAACAAGGTGAGCTTGTGCCATTGATAGACAGCTCTGGGCTGACGCCGTTGAGGGCTGGGGCCGAGGACAGGCCAAGCTTAGAGGAGTCCATGTCTGTGGAAGAGCGAGATTCTAGGCTCTTTCTGTATGGGGAGCCATCACAGGGGCTGTAGGATTTAAGGTGAAGCAGCTCCTGCTGCCTTTGGCTTTTCTCCAGCTCCACAATGCTGATCTACAAACAGACACCAGAGGGAGCCATTACACAAGAAAACAGGCATCCTACAACAATGATGATATGTGTAGGAAAATGTTTGTGACAGCAATTCATCAACTCTTCCTGAAAGCTACATTTTATTCAGTTTAAGGGACAAGGCTAATTCCTTTGAATGTTTCTCTGAAGAGCCAGTGGGACGGACAAAAGTGGGAGAAAGGATGGAAGAAGAGGCCACAGGAGAACACAGCAAGTATcaaggaaaatatatatatatatatatatatatatatataaaatggaggAGGCGGACTGTGTACCTGCAGCTCCAAGCAGTGTCTCTGTTTCTCAGAGATTTGTCTGCGTAGTGCCTGCTTCTCCTTCAACAAACTCTCCAGACACAAAGAGCCCCAATCTAGCTTTAGCTCCTCACATCGGGACTTCAgctggaaaacaacaaacgCACACACTTGCTGTTATTTATTCACTTGGAGAATGCTCTAGCAAATTGAAATATAATTTCATATCAGCTTAAAGTGCAAGGCTGTAAGACCATTAAGACCATTATAACTGAAATTCAAGACTTATATCACGTcgatcaaaaacaaaaaaaaaacatcagatgtCAGAGTCCGGAAACATCGTCTGAAACAAATCCCCAATTTCAGAGTTGCGGAGCTGCTGCGTGGGTCTTGCATAGGCAGTGTGGAGGTAGTGCTGGGGCCGGGGCTGGAGCCGCCAGATAATTGGCAGAACTGGCGGATGGCTGTCGTTTGCTAGAGAACCTTCACATCATTTAGATGTTCCTCACTTACTGCATGAGACTCCAGCACCAGTACACCCAAGGTTCCCAGTTCAATTGCTTTCTTGCATAAGAAGCAGTAGGCTTCAAATACATTGTTGGCAACTGGCTTTAATCAAGccctaaattatttttttttcaagccaagtattGCTAAACTCGCACTTCCctatagctgaagaataaaatccgttttgtgtctgtggtacaatccgaaAGACACTTGCGGCAAAAAcatgaaagctgattggctgcaatataagatgcatgttgttctcatttgtagtcataaTACTGTAAATTgtatttggactagcgaaagaaagaactacgacagcacagaataaaaaaataaaacattctaAAGCGCTGCAGcagcatttcaatgagcattagaggtagcgttacatggatgtaggaaaattaagaccggtttaaaattatttaagacctagaacacaatacttcagcaaaTGTAAGACTtgttaaggcctaaaatttggatttttaaattttagactttttaagaccccgtggAAACCCTGACTGTGGATGATTCTGTAGTGGAGGGTGGAGGTTACAACATAGTAGCAAGCCCTGAGGTCTCACCAGTAGCAGGCTGTGGTCTCTCAGCAAGGCCATGTCTCTCTCAAGCTGCTTAGTCTGCTCTTTCAGCTGATGATTGTGGGCAGATATCTCCGTCTGGGCCTGCAGCAGGTCCTCCACAGTCAAGGCTTTCACTCCCAGCTGAtcaccacacacagagacggacACAAACAGTGTCACACATCAGCTACAAACACATAATGCCTAAACAACTATTTAACATCAGTGAAAACATTGCTTCGCTAACCTCCGGTGGTTAAAGTTTTTACCCTGCCGAGTCAGTCACTACTATAGTCACTACTATATATATTCTGTATTAGACAAGGATGGTGTGTTGGCGCGGCTGTTTGTTGAGTGTTTGTTCAGCTTACATATTACTACTTGTTTAGGtgcttttaatgtttaaaaatagccaAGGTGAAACTAACTGAAacacacaagttttattttgtattttcaatttcatagcataagAGAtgatttttcagttttatagccTATTGTTACCTGTTGGGAAAGTGTTTGTTCAGTGTTCGTACAGTGTAATACAGAAGTGTTTGAATGTTCCTTGTtgttataatgaaaataaattaccGAAGTTGCCAGAGAGCAAAAA
This sequence is a window from Sander lucioperca isolate FBNREF2018 chromosome 11, SLUC_FBN_1.2, whole genome shotgun sequence. Protein-coding genes within it:
- the dot1l gene encoding histone-lysine N-methyltransferase, H3 lysine-79 specific isoform X3 — encoded protein: MGEKLELKLKSPVGAEPAGYPWPLPVYDKHHDAAHEIIETIRWVCEEIPDLKLAMENYVLIDYDTKSFESMQRLCDKYNRAIDSIHQLWKGTTQPMKLNKRPSNGLLRHILQQVYNHSVTDPEKLNNYEPFSPEVYGETSFDLVAQIIDEMEMMEDDTFVDLGSGVGQVVLQVAAATNCKHYYGVEKADIPATYAESMDKEFKKWMKWYGKKHGEYTLERGDFLSEEWKERIANTSIIFVNNFAFGPEVDHQLKERFANMKEGGKIVSSKPFAPLNFRINSRNLSDIGTIMRVVELSPLRGSVSWTGKPVSYYLHTIDRTILENYFASLKNPKLREEQEAARRRQQKDTKDSKSNSTTPTKPKEQNKQDSCGEDERPSLVTVVKPSAKPRRARLLPKARKLNNKKRGRPKKAAPATEKKNKKNQSALDLLHAKTLSAAPPQDAYRQPQSPFYQLPPKVQHYPSSQLLLSPTPPGLQQLLDNIKVQYLQFMTHMKTPQYRSNLQQLLEQEKQKHRDLSGQAEQLHSVCQSHKDKIKGLFQTKLDELGVKALTVEDLLQAQTEISAHNHQLKEQTKQLERDMALLRDHSLLLLKSRCEELKLDWGSLCLESLLKEKQALRRQISEKQRHCLELQISIVELEKSQRQQELLHLKSYSPCDGSPYRKSLESRSSTDMDSSKLGLSSAPALNGVSPELSINGTSSPCFDRANTKGELLSRYLPISPDHEILPAIADVRQRQQSSSYALPDYTRFSPAKIALRRHLNQDPTASAHFRGPGLTAHRELGGVNSPLGAKMNCPSPNAADAQNKGFERGGKERSPSVQGDNSITSLPISIPLSTVHPSKLPVSIPLASVVLPSRAERLRSTPSPVFQAGQTNGYSSSSGLMNGGPHPEDHNGASSSPPPHSNTTLSGSLGRGGPIQSPPLSTGGVLQYADGPPRILPEDGQDRQGGESDTEPQDSELRRRIFFSSCSSSSSSSSSSGSAAGGSRLHHHTGNKQGYHSNHGNHHHQSPGTQHTPTPTHMSSSHASHGLVSQEGRKRGRRKRSSTVAVAASGSPKRRSFPGLCSNNHSSGSPLNINTMVNNINQPLEISAISSPEQSSRSPAGPDLDQPPILKRERPLELNGTGRYSSAPSSDDEDSGYPADSSSSRIERKIATISLESRDGPGRLGDGERVRKSGSSSGNSTGSEASSTSSLSSTSKWKSTFSPISDPKQPNSDLRQGGSPFGMGGSSRGTDSDSDHKQQHQQVRKGSDGESSSYMNPNPFLSQEAGPRGGGSGGAGAQGGSGSDQRQALQKQKAPRDWELKTSSSMASQNLFISAAASSGGGILSGKVGGSPVAVSSTTGSSVGQYLGSQFPLGGTSVLQSLFGAQTGGSTVSGTPRLVNGHSALGSFSSAGLAGGVAGGNC